A portion of the Musa acuminata AAA Group cultivar baxijiao chromosome BXJ1-1, Cavendish_Baxijiao_AAA, whole genome shotgun sequence genome contains these proteins:
- the LOC135586217 gene encoding endo-1,4-beta-xylanase 5-like, translated as RPLFLLQCLAEPPRPQYGGGIVRNPEFNDGLKGWSVFGYGQIAERTSDTGNRFLATERTRSSHQSVSQKVYLQRGMLYTFSAWLQVDQGNTTVTAIFKTAKDGFVHVGAVEARSGCWSMLKGGLTAKSSDPAEFYFESKNTRVEIWVDSVSLQPFTEDQWRAHQEESINKVRKKTVAIQAVDANGHALPGASVSIQQTRSGFPLGCALKSTILQSSAYQSWFTARFNVTTFTNEMKWYSNEKVEGNETYAVADAMLAFAKQHGIAVRGHNVVWDDRQYVQNWVQSLPTQKLREAVNRRFNSVMTRYRGQVIAWDVVNENVHFSYFESRLGENASSIFYQQAHQLDPNALMFLNDFNTLEAPEDEKVTPVKYLQKLQQIQSFGNFPRMAIGLEGHFTTPDISYMRSALDKLAGANVPIWLTEVDVAHSNESKHLEDILREAYSHPAVQGIVIFGVWNPMGCFSRMCLTDVNFKNLPTGDVVDKLISEWRTHNVAATTDADGLHRAELFHGEYKITVNHPSSNSSSVQSLTVDSASQNNNVLTVMV; from the exons CGTCCCTTGTTCCTCCTACAGTGCTTAGCAGAGCCCCCGAGACCTCAATATGGTGGTGGTATCGTCCGCAATCCAGAATTCAACGATGGCCTCAAAGGATGGTCGGTATTCGGCTATGGCCAGATAGCCGAGAGGACATCCGACACAGGTAACAGGTTCTTGGCTACTGAGCGTACACGCTCGTCACATCAAAGCGTGTCTCAGAAGGTCTATCTGCAGCGAGGGATGCTCTACACCTTCTCAG CCTGGTTGCAGGTCGACCAAGGAAACACCACCGTCACGGCCATCTTCAAGACGGCTAAGGATGGCTTCGTCCACGTCGGAGCGGTTGAAGCCCGGTCGGGGTGTTGGTCGATGCTCAAAGGTGGCCTGACTGCCAAATCCTCTGACCCAGCTGAGTTCTACTTCGAG AGCAAGAATACGAGAGTGGAGATATGGGTGGACAGTGTGTCGCTGCAACCGTTCACCGAGGATCAATGGCGAGCTCACCAAGAGGAGAGCATCAACAAG GTCCGCAAGAAGACTGTTGCAATCCAAGCCGTGGATGCCAATGGCCACGCCCTGCCCGGTGCATCAGTCTCGATTCAGCAGACGAGGTCCGGCTTCCCCTTGGGTTGCGCACTGAAGAGTACCATCCTCCAGAGCTCGGCATACCAGAGCTGGTTCACCGCTCGCTTCAATGTCACCACCTTCACGAACGAGATGAAGTGGTACTCCAACGAGAAGGTGGAGGGCAACGAGACGTACGCCGTGGCGGACGCCATGCTCGCGTTCGCTAAGCAGCACGGCATCGCCGTCAGAGGCCATAACGTCGTCTGGGACGACCGTCAATATGTGCAGAACTGGGTGCAGTCGCTCCCCACACAGAAACTCCGGGAAGCAGTGAACAGGAGGTTCAACTCCGTGATGACGAGATACCGAGGTCAGGTCATCGCTTGGGACGTCGTCAACGAGAACGTCCACTTCTCCTACTTCGAGAGCAGGCTGGGCGAGAACGCGTCGTCCATCTTCTACCAGCAGGCGCACCAGCTCGACCCCAACGCGCTCATGTTCCTCAACGACTTCAACACACTGGAGGCTCCCGAAGACGAGAAAGTAACTCCAGTAAAGTACCTCCAGAAGCTGCAGCAGATCCAGTCCTTTGGAAATTTTCCGCGCATGGCTATCGGGCTTGAGGGCCACTTCACCACCCCCGACATATCTTACATGAGATCTGCTCTCGATAAGCTTGCAGGAGCTAATGTTCCCATCTGGCTTACAGAAGTGGACGTTGCTCACTCAAACGAG TCGAAGCATTTGGAGGACATACTGAGGGAGGCATACTCGCATCCAGCCGTGCAGGGAATTGTGATATTTGGGGTATGGAATCCAATGGGATGCTTCAGCAGAATGTGCTTGACGGACGTCAACTTCAAGAACCTGCCCACTGGGGATGTGGTTGACAAGCTGATTTCTGAGTGGAGGACTCATAATGTGGCTGCAACAACTGATGCTGATGGTCTGCACAGGGCCGAGCTCTTCCATGGCGAGTACAAGATAACAGTAAACCACCCTTCAAGCAACTCATCATCGGTGCAGAGCTTGACAGTGGATTCAGCTTCACAGAACAACAATGTACTCACGGTTATGGTCTAA